The Amphiprion ocellaris isolate individual 3 ecotype Okinawa chromosome 6, ASM2253959v1, whole genome shotgun sequence genome contains a region encoding:
- the LOC111576015 gene encoding arrestin domain-containing protein 3-like: MSSTVKKLEVTYNPINKSNNFTCGDTVCGQVTLEVAKDCQIESLSIKFKGKAEVLWTERHGQTTVVYHSKDKYFSFKHYFTGGKTPQGDEQTLLPNQNLNTYSNVVAPGSHVYPFTFQIPHQDLPSSFKGSVGKVVYLLEATLSRSMRINKKDSTKINFVSKVDWNNVPGLMMPQHESKDKKMKFFNSGTVAMDVNIEKSGFLQGEGLKVVALIQNNSSREIKPKYCVYRKHSFFARGKRRLDTKDLFKEVGDPIPPSSNENVTRVITIPHDVEPSILNCSILKVEYRLRVYLDVKYASDPEIKFPIVFLPAYQGSAAAAPPAAAGFGFEPFGNPNPPVWGAGAPQAPPPGAAQQSDPPPPPYGSYGLYPPLTDFGSKF, translated from the exons ATGTCGTCCACTGTGAAAAAACTGGAAGTCACTTACAATCCCATCAATAAGAGCAACAATTTCACATGTGGCGACACCGTTTGTGGTCAAGTCACGCTGGAAGTGGCCAAAGACTGTCAGATAGAGTCTCTCTCCATTAAATTCAAGGGCAAAGCAGAAGTTTTGTGGACCGAGAGACACGGTCAAACTACTGTAGTGTACCACTCCAAAGACAAGTACTTCAGCTTTAAACACTACTTCACTGGAGGCAAAACGCCGC aGGGCGACGAACAAACTCTGCTCCCAAACCAGAACTTAAACACGT acagcaATGTTGTTGCCCCAGGAAGTCATGTCTACCCCTTCACTTTCCAGATCCCTCACCa GGATTTGCCCTCCTCCTTCAAAGGTTCTGTCGGTAAAGTTGTATACTTGCTGGAAGCTACGCTGAGCAGATCAATGAGGATTAACAAGAAAGATTCAACTAAGATCAACTTTGTGTCAAAAGTAGACTGGAACAATGTCCCTGGACTAATG ATGCCACAGCATGAGTCTAAGGATAagaaaatgaagtttttcaacTCAGGAACTGTGGCCATGGATGTGAATATTGAAAAATCTGGTTTCCTCCAAG GAGAAGGATTAAAGGTTGTGGCCTTGATTCAGAACAATTCATCTCGTGAGATCAAGCCCAAGTACTGTGTGTACAGAAAACACAGCTTCTTTGCAAGAGGGAAGAGAAGACTGGATACTAAAGACCTCTTTAAAGAGGTGGGAGATCCCATCCCTCCATCTTCTAATGAAAACGTCACAAGGGTCATCACCATTCCCCATGATGTGGAGCCCTCCATCCTCAACTGCAGTATCCTAAAAGTAGAATACAGACTCAGG GTCTACCTGGATGTCAAATATGCTTCAGACCCAGAGATCAAATTTCCCATTGTCTTCCTGCCGGCCTATCAGGGCTccgctgctgcagctccacctgctgCGGCTGGCTTTGGATTTGAACCATTTGGAAATCCAAACCCTCCAGTTTGGGGTGCTGGAGCACCACAAGCACCACCACCAGGAGCAGCCCAACAATcggatcctcctcctcctccttatgGATCATATGGATTGTATCCTCCTTTGACGGATTTTGGTAGTAAGTTTTAG
- the LOC111576021 gene encoding arrestin domain-containing protein 3-like isoform X2: MSSNVKSFLVGFNPINESNTFTSGDMITGQTTLELSQECKIDSLCIKLKGKAEVQWTESYGKTVVTYHKKEKYFSVKHFIIQEGQGNNTIGQGFHVYPFSFQIPTQELPSSFHGKFGKILYTLEANLSRSMRIDSKAKAEFTLIHKGNPDPMLMISQQGNTDKKMKLFNSGTVGMDVNIERMGFHQGEGIKVVASIQNRSSREIRPKYCLYRKYSYFAKGKRKVDTKDILKEQGEAIPPSAGLTVTKIITVPPTTPASILNCSIIKVYLDVKYASDPEIKFPIVILPALEGPQEVHSLANPAYGFDAFPNSSMPGRTSLLQNPTASGPFAPSPISVSGMYLSSTDFDRKL, from the exons ATGTCAAGTAATGTTAAGAGCTTTTTAGTGGGATTTAATCCCATAAATGAAAGCAATACTTTCACTAGTGGTGATATGATTACAGGACAAACTACATTAGAATTATCACAAGAATGCAAAATAGATTCACTTTGCATAAAACTGAAGGGAAAAGCAGAAGTCCAATGGACGGAAAGTTATGGAAAAACGGTTGTAACATACcataagaaagaaaaatacttCAGCGTCAAACATTTTATCATTCAGGAGGGGCAAG gCAATAATACTATTGGCCAGGGCTTCCATGTTTATCCGTTCTCCTTTCAGATTCCAACACA AGAGCTGCCGTCCTCCTTCCATGGCAAGTTTGGAAAGATCTTGTACACACTGGAGGCAAATCTGAGCAGGTCCATGAGAATAGACAGCAAAGCCAAGGCAGAGTTCACCCTCATCCACAAAGGAAACCCGGATCCAATGCTCATG ATTTCACAGCAAGGTAACACTGATAAGAAGATGAAGCTCTTCAACTCAGGAACAGTAGGCATGGATGTGAACATTGAACGAATGGGTTTCCACCAAG GTGAAGGCATCAAGGTTGTGGCCTCCATTCAGAACCGATCATCTCGAGAAATTAGGCCCAAGTACTGTTTGTACAGGAAGTACAGTTATTTTGCAAAGGGGAAGAGGAAAGTTGATACAAAAGACATCCTGAAAGAGCAGGGTGAAGCCATCCCACCTTCTGCAGGTCTGACTGTCACCAAGATCATCACCGTCCCTCCCACCACACCAGCGTCCATCTTAAACTGCAGCATCATCAAA GTTTACCTGGATGTTAAGTATGCTTCAGATCCAGAGATCAAGTTCCCCATCGTCATCCTGCCTGCTCTCGAAGGACCTCAGGAGGTGCACTCTCTTGCCAATCCTGCCTATGGATTTGACGCATTTCCAAACTCCTCAATGCCAGGACGGACTAGCCTCTTACAAAACCCAACAGCCTCTGGTCCCTTTGCTCCTTCACCAATCAGTGTGTCAGGGATGTATCTCTCTTCGACTGATTTTGACAGAAAGCTCTAA
- the LOC111576021 gene encoding arrestin domain-containing protein 3-like isoform X1 yields MSSNVKSFLVGFNPINESNTFTSGDMITGQTTLELSQECKIDSLCIKLKGKAEVQWTESYGKTVVTYHKKEKYFSVKHFIIQEGQGNNTIGQGFHVYPFSFQIPTQELPSSFHGKFGKILYTLEANLSRSMRIDSKAKAEFTLIHKGNPDPMLMISQQGNTDKKMKLFNSGTVGMDVNIERMGFHQGEGIKVVASIQNRSSREIRPKYCLYRKYSYFAKGKRKVDTKDILKEQGEAIPPSAGLTVTKIITVPPTTPASILNCSIIKVEYRLRVYLDVKYASDPEIKFPIVILPALEGPQEVHSLANPAYGFDAFPNSSMPGRTSLLQNPTASGPFAPSPISVSGMYLSSTDFDRKL; encoded by the exons ATGTCAAGTAATGTTAAGAGCTTTTTAGTGGGATTTAATCCCATAAATGAAAGCAATACTTTCACTAGTGGTGATATGATTACAGGACAAACTACATTAGAATTATCACAAGAATGCAAAATAGATTCACTTTGCATAAAACTGAAGGGAAAAGCAGAAGTCCAATGGACGGAAAGTTATGGAAAAACGGTTGTAACATACcataagaaagaaaaatacttCAGCGTCAAACATTTTATCATTCAGGAGGGGCAAG gCAATAATACTATTGGCCAGGGCTTCCATGTTTATCCGTTCTCCTTTCAGATTCCAACACA AGAGCTGCCGTCCTCCTTCCATGGCAAGTTTGGAAAGATCTTGTACACACTGGAGGCAAATCTGAGCAGGTCCATGAGAATAGACAGCAAAGCCAAGGCAGAGTTCACCCTCATCCACAAAGGAAACCCGGATCCAATGCTCATG ATTTCACAGCAAGGTAACACTGATAAGAAGATGAAGCTCTTCAACTCAGGAACAGTAGGCATGGATGTGAACATTGAACGAATGGGTTTCCACCAAG GTGAAGGCATCAAGGTTGTGGCCTCCATTCAGAACCGATCATCTCGAGAAATTAGGCCCAAGTACTGTTTGTACAGGAAGTACAGTTATTTTGCAAAGGGGAAGAGGAAAGTTGATACAAAAGACATCCTGAAAGAGCAGGGTGAAGCCATCCCACCTTCTGCAGGTCTGACTGTCACCAAGATCATCACCGTCCCTCCCACCACACCAGCGTCCATCTTAAACTGCAGCATCATCAAAGTAGAGTACAGACtcagg GTTTACCTGGATGTTAAGTATGCTTCAGATCCAGAGATCAAGTTCCCCATCGTCATCCTGCCTGCTCTCGAAGGACCTCAGGAGGTGCACTCTCTTGCCAATCCTGCCTATGGATTTGACGCATTTCCAAACTCCTCAATGCCAGGACGGACTAGCCTCTTACAAAACCCAACAGCCTCTGGTCCCTTTGCTCCTTCACCAATCAGTGTGTCAGGGATGTATCTCTCTTCGACTGATTTTGACAGAAAGCTCTAA
- the LOC111576024 gene encoding uncharacterized protein LOC111576024 — protein sequence MLAFITLHGLFDCEFPNCCSCQTYPSASDSLFLFPPPNSLSAMFGSSIKNLSVSIDRLNERNTFSSGDQVTGHISFEITKQTKITSITVALSGVAHVHWSSGGGGGRGNRKHYSAIMKYFNYRGVILQENGAIRETTKLSPGTHVYPFTCQLPQGDFPSTFHGPQGKIVYTLKVDIYRPWHLSKNFETELNFVHHIDTNLPYLWAPLSGTNSMTLCCLCCASGPLTMTATVEKKAFIPGETVKINCNISNGSFKTATPKARLEQKQTLYTQGRERHREVVKRFKSVSGEPVAAHTSDVHTELKLTIPSSAYLTVSNCSILVVDYIIEVSLCVRAFPDITVLVPIILYDGSAHTNSPPSSHIKPLFSLCHLYHSCPCRFAQRIMSTIKSFQVGLSPNGNSGNLRSGNAIMGQITLELSKECQIDSLIVKLKGKAEVKWSLAVPTVTYHSKEKYFSVKQSIIKEGQGNNIVGQGFHVYPFPFQIPAHLVGSLPSSFHGKSGNILYTLEAHLKTSRGIGRKAVAEFTLLHKRNPDPMLMSPQQGNIGKKMKLFNSGGVDMDVNIEKTGFHQGEGIKVVASIQNQSSSEVRPKYCLDKKCSYFAKGKWKVETEEILKVWGELLPLHANRTVTKIITVPPTTPASILNCSIIKVEYRLRVYLDVKYALDPEIKFPIVILPALGRPEEVQLPAYPADGFEAFPNSSVPGGTSFLQNPTAFDASAQPPPYGSWLDPSLTDFD from the exons ATGCTTGCTTTCATCACTTTGCACGGACTTTTTGATTGCGAATTTCCAAACTGTTGCTCCTGTCAAACTTATCCGAGCGCTTCTgattccttgtttttgtttcctccccCAAACTCCCTCTCAGCGATGTTTGGCTCGTCGATCAAGAACTTGAGCGTCAGTATTGACAGGCTCAATGAGAGGAACACGTTCTCCAGTGGCGACCAAGTCACAGGACATATCTCCTTCGAGATCACAAAGCAAACGAAGATCACCTCAATAACGGTGGCGTTGTCAGGAGTGGCGCATGTCCACTGGTccagcggaggaggaggaggaagagggaacAGAAAACACTACTCGGCCATAATGAAGTACTTCAATTACAGAGGCGTGATTTTGCAGGAAAACGGCG CAATCCGTGAGACAACCAAACTGTCCCCCGGCACTCATGTGTATCCGTTTACATGTCAACTCCCACAGGG AGATTTCCCATCCACTTTCCACGGGCCTCAAGGGAAAATAGTATACACCTTGAAAGTGGACATCTACAGACCCTGGCATTTGTCCAAGAACTTTGAGACAGAGTTGAACTTTGTGCATCACATTGATACCAACCTGCCATACCTGTGG gCTCCCCTCTCAGGCACGAACAGCATGACGCTGTGCTGCCTGTGTTGTGCTTCGGGTCCTCTCACAATGACAGCCACTGTAGAGAAGAAGGCCTTCATCCCTG GTGAAACTGTGAAGATAAATTGCAACATTAGCAATGGTTCGTTTAAAACTGCTACTCCGAAGGCGAGGCTGGAACAGAAGCAGACTTTGTATACCCAGGGAAGGGAACGCCACAGAGAGGTTGTCAAACGCTTTAAATCAGTGTCCGGAGAGCCTGTCGCCGCTCACACCTCTGATGTGCACACTGAGCTAAAGCTCACTATTCCCTCGTCCGCATATCTCACCGTCTCAAATTGCAGCATCTTGGTGGTTGATTACATAATCGAG gTGAGCCTCTGTGTACGAGCTTTTCCTGACATCACTGTACTGGTTCCCATCATCCTTTATGATGGCTCTGCACACACTAATTCCCCACCTTCATC ACATATAAAACCACTGTTCTCATTGTGTCACCTGTACCATTCCTGTCCTTGTCGCTTTGCACAGCGTATAATGTCAACCATTAAGAGCTTTCAAGTTGGGCTTAGTCCCAACGGCAACAGCGGTAATTTAAGAAGTGGTAATGCTATTATGGGACAAATTACATTAGAATTGTCAAAAGAGTGCCAAATAGATTCGCTCATCGTAAAGCTGAAGGGAAAAGCAGAAGTCAAATGGTCGCTGGCAGTACCAACTGTAACATACCACAGCAAAGAGAAGTACTTCAGTGTCAAGCAGTCTATCATCAAGGAGGGCCAGG gcAATAATATTGTTGGCCAGGGTTTCCATGTTTACCCGTTCCCCTTTCAGATTCCAGCACA TCTGGTTGGCAGCTTACCGTCCTCCTTCCATGGCAAGTCTGGAAACATCTTGTACACACTGGAAGCACATCTGAAGACGTCGAGGGGAATAGGCAGAAAAGCCGTGGCAGAGTTCACCCTTCTCCACAAAAGAAACCCAGATCCAATGCTGATG TCTCCACAGCAAGGTAACATTGGTAAGAAGATGAAGCTCTTCAACTCAGGAGGAGTAGACATGGatgtaaatattgaaaaaacGGGCTTCCACCAAG GTGAAGGCATCAAGGTGGTGGCCTCCATTCAGAACCAATCATCCTCAGAAGTTAGGCCCAAGTACTGTTTGGATAAGAAATGCAGTTACTTTGCAAAGGGGAAGTGGAAAGTTGAAACAGAAGAAATCCTGAAAGTATGGGGCGAACTCCTCCCACTTCATGCAAATCGGACTGTCACCAAGATCATCACTGTCCCTCCCACCACACCAGCGTCCATCTTAAACTGCAGCATCATCAAAGTAGAGTACAGACTCAGG GTTTACCTGGATGTTAAGTATGCTTTAGATCCAGAGATCAAGTTCCCCATCGTCATCCTGCCTGCTCTAGGAAGGCCGGAGGAGGTGCAGTTACCTGCCTATCCTGCAGATGGATTTGAAGCATTTCCAAACTCCTCAGTGCCAGGAGGGACCAGCTTCTTACAAAACCCAACAGCCTTTGATGCCTCTGCTCAACCACCACCCTATGGGTCATGGCTGGACCCCTCTTTGACTGATTTTGATTGA